A section of the Cuniculiplasma divulgatum genome encodes:
- a CDS encoding TRASH domain-containing protein, translated as MRRNLSELEQRLILLLKRNSRMSIVDMASELGISRLTAKKALDSIISSGRIKKFTISIADEEKDMVLVYTDNLENIPENIILERFSLIDGSYMVILYYEDLIKLKKASIKRVEIATSRESYENMNRVENIHCDYCGKEIKDSPISVGIRGKTYYVCCPNCERDLKKRGEMIPEEDSRH; from the coding sequence ATGAGAAGAAATCTTTCTGAACTGGAACAGAGGCTCATATTATTGCTCAAGAGAAATTCCAGGATGAGCATAGTGGACATGGCAAGTGAGCTGGGCATCAGCAGGCTTACGGCCAAGAAAGCCCTGGACTCCATAATATCAAGCGGAAGGATCAAGAAATTCACCATCTCCATTGCAGATGAAGAAAAGGATATGGTCCTCGTATACACTGACAATTTAGAGAACATACCGGAAAATATTATCCTGGAGCGCTTCTCTCTCATAGACGGATCCTATATGGTGATCCTCTACTATGAGGACCTCATAAAGTTAAAGAAGGCTAGCATAAAAAGAGTTGAAATAGCAACCTCAAGAGAATCGTATGAAAACATGAACAGGGTAGAAAATATCCACTGCGATTACTGCGGAAAAGAGATCAAGGACAGTCCGATCTCAGTAGGAATAAGGGGGAAGACATATTACGTGTGCTGTCCGAACTGTGAGAGAGACCTCAAGAAAAGAGGGGAGATGATTCCTGAAGAAGATTCCAGACACTAG
- a CDS encoding type II toxin-antitoxin system VapC family toxin produces the protein MNVSHVYLDTSILIKRYVKEENSTLADSYFHQAQRGETVICLSEINLGEAAVVFDKYSRKTGIDARNRLQAMLSELGLLERSSSVEIYPVSSQIIRKAVETVLEQHIYIVDAIQLETCIEAGTTVFCSADRGLNAAARKLGIETAL, from the coding sequence ATGAACGTATCTCACGTCTATCTTGATACCAGTATACTGATCAAAAGGTACGTTAAGGAGGAAAACAGCACCCTGGCTGACAGCTACTTTCATCAAGCCCAGCGAGGGGAGACAGTTATTTGCCTGTCTGAGATCAACCTTGGCGAGGCGGCTGTTGTTTTTGACAAATACTCAAGGAAAACGGGTATTGACGCGAGAAACCGTCTCCAAGCAATGCTAAGTGAGTTGGGCTTACTTGAAAGATCCTCCTCGGTTGAAATATATCCTGTTAGTAGCCAGATAATCAGGAAAGCTGTCGAGACAGTTCTTGAACAACACATATATATTGTAGATGCAATTCAGCTAGAAACCTGTATTGAAGCCGGGACGACTGTGTTCTGCTCGGCTGACAGGGGACTTAATGCAGCAGCCAGGAAGCTTGGTATAGAAACGGCCCTGTGA
- a CDS encoding transposase, translated as MKECAAVDSFMIHTCKYSTAMRRKHWGNYKDPESGWSKTTKGWSYGRKCHMSLNIDSLLIMDWLVTKGNMHDSRVSHDMVDSVRNFSYILADSAYDTSDIYDYVFENTHSIPVIDTNRRRGIIPERLSMNREIGIDLRREYSSLYSLRWEIERTLSILEEIMETEDIWYVRNRSFDTAIGLKTIAYNLMIVSNIKMGNRPREIMKIVSC; from the coding sequence ATGAAGGAATGCGCAGCAGTGGATTCCTTCATGATCCACACATGCAAGTATTCCACTGCAATGAGGAGGAAACACTGGGGAAATTACAAAGATCCTGAATCAGGATGGTCCAAGACCACCAAGGGATGGTCTTATGGCAGGAAGTGCCATATGTCACTGAATATAGATTCCCTCCTGATCATGGACTGGCTTGTTACTAAAGGAAACATGCATGATTCACGTGTATCCCATGACATGGTGGATTCTGTCAGAAACTTCTCCTATATTCTTGCAGACTCAGCATATGATACATCTGACATATACGATTATGTGTTTGAGAATACACATTCCATTCCTGTGATTGACACAAACAGAAGGAGAGGAATTATTCCTGAACGATTGTCCATGAACAGGGAAATAGGCATTGATCTCAGGAGGGAATACTCTTCTCTGTATTCCCTCAGGTGGGAGATTGAGCGAACACTCTCCATCCTTGAAGAGATAATGGAAACAGAGGATATCTGGTATGTCAGGAACAGATCATTCGATACTGCAATTGGTCTTAAGACAATTGCATACAATCTCATGATTGTATCAAACATCAAAATGGGAAATAGGCCAAGGGAGATAATGAAAATCGTCAGTTGTTAA
- a CDS encoding SHOCT domain-containing protein, translating to MKNSGNHMGKHQMHSHGDEENSSADDTKTALEILNERYARGEIGKEEYLSMKNEILSR from the coding sequence ATGAAGAATTCGGGAAACCACATGGGAAAGCATCAAATGCACAGCCATGGCGATGAGGAAAACTCCTCAGCGGATGACACTAAAACTGCACTGGAAATACTGAATGAGAGGTATGCAAGAGGAGAAATCGGAAAAGAAGAGTATTTAAGCATGAAGAATGAAATTCTGTCCAGGTGA
- a CDS encoding rusticyanin: protein MNKYKAIGIVGVAFLTVVLVFSAFYYYGGYNTPSSSQHLTQSQLEGLNVTEPGVYASQTNSTIYINSSSSLLVMTGPMNGPSMYSFEILGMYNPTIVIKEGVTVHFTVVNIDTDSEHNFVLSNQGPPYPYMSGMGSMGSGGYSSMTSMSFLPPTNSGYFYYYNMSYSFSQSGTYWYLCTYPGHAENGMYGRIVVEQ from the coding sequence ATGAACAAATATAAAGCTATAGGAATTGTGGGAGTTGCTTTCCTTACTGTCGTGCTTGTATTTTCGGCTTTCTACTACTACGGTGGATACAACACACCCAGCAGTTCCCAGCACCTGACGCAGTCACAGCTTGAAGGTTTGAATGTAACAGAGCCGGGAGTTTATGCTTCACAGACTAACTCGACTATTTACATAAACAGTTCCAGCAGCTTGCTTGTGATGACTGGACCCATGAACGGACCGAGCATGTACAGTTTTGAGATACTAGGCATGTACAACCCAACGATAGTGATCAAAGAGGGAGTGACTGTTCATTTCACAGTGGTAAATATCGATACCGATTCTGAACATAATTTTGTACTTAGCAATCAGGGTCCACCATATCCCTACATGAGCGGAATGGGTTCCATGGGATCGGGGGGATACAGTTCGATGACATCCATGAGCTTTCTTCCACCAACAAATTCGGGTTATTTCTATTACTACAATATGAGTTACAGTTTTTCGCAATCCGGAACGTACTGGTACCTGTGTACCTATCCCGGTCATGCTGAAAACGGGATGTATGGGAGGATAGTTGTAGAACAATAA
- a CDS encoding CoA-binding protein encodes MLHKLFHPESVAIVGASNDPGKIGNVILKNLISSGYRGSIFPVNPSQDEIMGLKCYPDLKSIGHSIDLCVIAIPARSSVAVVQDCVSLNVPFIVMIPGGFAETGKDGKALQDRISSLIEGTETRIVGPNTVGIYVPGSGLNTTLTPTDRVQFPPAGNIAFISQSGALGLLTMDTISEFETGIHSFINVGNRSDLDELDILKYLASRSEVKGIALYLESIPRGNDFFRIMKTAVQSKPIVILKSGRTETAAKAALLHTASMATDDRVTEGIFRQLGIVRAQNETELMDFTRTLSYSRNAHGNRVAVVTSAGGVGVVTTDLLSLPAHPDLKMAEFSERTKDEIRKLIVAFGSVQNPVDITADGSVSQVNDILAILNEADEVDLIILYALPQTPKMTMDLVDVAVKWQRSGKPLLVGVLGFKEAKGMLLSLEQQHVPSFPSISRTVRSAEALAKYSFYMRRMKDAAV; translated from the coding sequence GTGCTTCATAAGTTATTTCATCCTGAATCTGTGGCCATCGTTGGAGCCTCTAATGATCCGGGAAAAATTGGAAATGTGATCCTGAAGAACCTGATTTCATCAGGGTATAGAGGCAGTATTTTCCCGGTTAACCCCTCACAGGATGAGATAATGGGGCTGAAATGCTATCCTGACCTAAAGTCCATAGGCCATAGTATTGATTTATGCGTAATTGCCATTCCTGCCAGATCATCTGTTGCAGTGGTGCAGGACTGTGTTTCCTTGAATGTGCCATTCATTGTGATGATACCGGGAGGTTTCGCAGAAACCGGCAAGGATGGCAAAGCACTGCAAGACAGAATAAGTTCCCTTATTGAGGGCACAGAGACAAGGATAGTGGGCCCCAACACTGTTGGGATATATGTACCCGGCAGCGGGCTCAACACAACCCTGACTCCAACCGACAGAGTCCAGTTTCCGCCTGCGGGAAATATAGCATTCATATCACAGAGCGGTGCACTGGGACTTCTCACCATGGATACAATATCTGAATTCGAAACAGGCATACATTCATTCATAAATGTCGGTAACCGATCTGACCTGGATGAACTGGACATTTTGAAATACCTTGCCTCAAGAAGTGAGGTGAAAGGCATAGCCCTGTATCTTGAGAGCATACCTCGGGGGAATGACTTCTTCAGGATCATGAAGACTGCGGTGCAATCCAAGCCCATCGTGATACTCAAATCCGGCAGAACTGAAACAGCGGCAAAGGCGGCATTGCTGCATACCGCCTCCATGGCCACTGATGATAGGGTTACAGAAGGCATATTCAGGCAGCTGGGCATTGTCAGAGCCCAGAACGAGACCGAACTCATGGACTTTACAAGAACATTATCCTACTCCAGAAATGCCCATGGTAACAGGGTAGCTGTCGTGACCAGTGCTGGTGGAGTTGGCGTTGTGACCACGGACCTGCTGTCGCTTCCTGCCCATCCTGATCTGAAAATGGCTGAATTCTCTGAACGTACAAAGGATGAGATCAGAAAACTGATTGTGGCCTTTGGATCTGTGCAGAATCCTGTGGACATAACGGCTGATGGCAGTGTTAGCCAGGTTAACGATATCCTGGCAATACTGAATGAAGCAGATGAAGTGGACCTGATTATACTTTATGCACTTCCACAGACACCTAAAATGACCATGGATCTGGTTGATGTGGCAGTTAAATGGCAGAGGTCAGGCAAGCCTCTGCTGGTTGGAGTTCTGGGATTCAAGGAAGCCAAAGGAATGCTGCTTTCCCTTGAGCAGCAGCACGTTCCATCATTTCCAAGTATATCAAGAACGGTACGATCGGCTGAGGCGCTTGCCAAGTATTCTTTTTACATGAGGAGGATGAAAGATGCTGCTGTATGA
- a CDS encoding isopentenyl phosphate kinase, whose translation MMQLVKLGGSVITVKSRYRYFLQQTTRKIVHELKKIDDEIILVHGGGSFGHIKASEYQLSGSPASSSRSGISIVHRDMMELDQRIIGVMLSESMPGIGMAPSSFPDPFIPPFELIESYMKAGLFPVTFGDVYIRNGNSGIVSGDDLMLALALHFKPTRVMFLSDVDGIFDRNPKTHPDAELRKEVKGNEAFELNREDVTGGMGKKLGIMKKIAETGTTVYLLNGRHPERIWNMGTRDFIGTVIH comes from the coding sequence ATGATGCAGCTGGTAAAACTCGGAGGGAGCGTCATAACCGTCAAATCAAGATATCGTTATTTTCTCCAGCAGACAACAAGAAAAATTGTGCACGAACTTAAAAAAATTGATGACGAAATAATTCTTGTTCACGGGGGCGGATCATTCGGTCACATAAAGGCCAGCGAATACCAGTTGAGCGGAAGCCCGGCATCCTCATCACGTAGTGGAATTTCAATAGTGCACAGGGATATGATGGAACTTGATCAGAGGATTATTGGTGTGATGCTATCCGAAAGCATGCCAGGCATTGGAATGGCCCCCTCATCTTTTCCGGACCCTTTCATTCCCCCCTTCGAGCTGATTGAATCCTACATGAAGGCAGGGCTGTTTCCGGTGACCTTTGGTGATGTATATATCCGGAATGGGAATTCAGGTATTGTATCCGGTGACGACCTGATGCTCGCCCTTGCGCTTCATTTCAAGCCAACAAGAGTGATGTTCCTGAGCGATGTTGACGGAATATTCGACAGAAATCCAAAGACTCACCCAGATGCCGAACTCAGGAAAGAGGTGAAGGGAAATGAGGCGTTTGAGCTGAACAGAGAGGACGTGACAGGCGGAATGGGTAAAAAATTGGGAATAATGAAGAAGATAGCAGAAACTGGAACAACTGTATACCTCCTCAACGGGAGGCATCCGGAGAGGATCTGGAATATGGGGACGCGGGATTTCATCGGTACGGTGATACATTGA
- a CDS encoding SHOCT domain-containing protein, with amino-acid sequence MGKHFENLMWFIVALVSVVAAVTIIVSILFGGNYYNGTYGPYGMMGGFYGMGIIMPIIGVISVILVLVFIYFIFEDVRTPEPHRPVDRMARAEEIAKERFARGEISESEYRQMIETIRR; translated from the coding sequence ATGGGTAAACATTTTGAAAACTTGATGTGGTTCATTGTGGCGCTTGTCTCTGTAGTTGCGGCAGTTACAATAATTGTCTCCATTCTGTTTGGAGGCAACTATTACAATGGAACCTATGGCCCATATGGGATGATGGGTGGCTTCTATGGTATGGGAATAATAATGCCGATCATAGGTGTGATATCGGTAATCTTGGTGTTGGTGTTCATTTATTTCATATTTGAAGACGTTCGAACCCCTGAACCGCATCGACCTGTTGATCGGATGGCAAGGGCAGAGGAGATTGCGAAAGAAAGATTCGCAAGGGGAGAAATATCTGAGTCAGAATACCGTCAGATGATTGAAACCATAAGAAGGTGA
- a CDS encoding arginase family protein: MTGILGSGNTPHVIGIDCSLLLGIGLALKRRGSYGLVHIDGHTYFRHPGNSSKCASLAGEDLAAVVGLHYPEISNIDGTGPYFEPRKVVHCRCRDNDEHLLEVSEKLRLVIPASNVIADGVIESGKRIVSALKESGAQPYWLHVDLDVLDPSVMPAVDSPDEGGFEGEHLAELMNFLAPGTIGADVTIFNPDPDPDGRYAIYVVKIISEGLRYLGVMHV, translated from the coding sequence ATCACAGGAATATTAGGGAGTGGAAATACTCCTCACGTAATTGGTATTGACTGTAGCCTTCTTCTCGGGATCGGGCTAGCACTCAAGAGGCGAGGTAGCTATGGGCTTGTCCACATCGATGGCCATACTTATTTTCGCCACCCGGGTAATTCTAGCAAATGTGCGAGCTTAGCTGGCGAAGATTTAGCCGCCGTAGTAGGACTCCACTATCCCGAAATATCCAATATAGATGGCACAGGTCCATATTTTGAGCCGAGAAAGGTTGTACACTGTCGTTGCAGAGATAATGACGAGCACCTTTTAGAAGTATCAGAGAAACTTCGACTAGTGATTCCGGCGAGCAACGTCATTGCAGATGGAGTGATAGAAAGTGGCAAACGCATCGTGAGTGCGCTAAAAGAATCTGGAGCACAGCCCTATTGGCTTCATGTTGATCTTGATGTTCTTGATCCCAGCGTGATGCCTGCTGTTGATAGCCCTGATGAAGGAGGCTTTGAAGGTGAGCATCTTGCTGAGTTGATGAACTTCTTGGCACCGGGCACTATTGGTGCTGATGTCACTATCTTTAATCCGGATCCCGACCCGGATGGAAGATATGCTATTTATGTAGTCAAAATTATTTCTGAAGGATTGAGGTACCTCGGCGTGATGCACGTGTGA
- a CDS encoding DUF4396 domain-containing protein, with protein MYTSVLEGVILLWFALAFPFLIFVILDIRSTPENPILKLGFVLVTAYTGVIGAFLYVVGCREPLPGLHERYVSARWRQVLGSTIHCVAGDGIGILVGAVISSVIHVSPFFDVPIEYFLGFLFGWAIFQSLFMRDMAGGSYRRSLASTFIPELLSMNLLMTAMIPISTISLANLPEGHNPLGVVFWFIFSMALLGGLGMAYPMNWWLVSRHLKHGMMTVRPKTHDSENMTSQHIDMHHMKESLPGRRIILIMASISILALTAGITIAWLFGGL; from the coding sequence ATGTATACCTCAGTTCTTGAAGGGGTGATATTGCTTTGGTTTGCGCTTGCATTTCCCTTTCTTATATTCGTAATCCTGGACATACGTTCCACCCCGGAGAACCCAATCCTTAAACTGGGATTTGTCTTGGTAACAGCTTATACAGGAGTTATAGGGGCTTTCCTTTATGTGGTAGGGTGCAGAGAGCCTCTACCTGGTCTTCATGAACGCTACGTTTCTGCAAGATGGAGACAGGTACTCGGGTCGACAATCCACTGCGTCGCAGGAGACGGCATAGGAATATTAGTGGGTGCGGTAATTAGTTCTGTAATACACGTTTCTCCATTTTTTGATGTGCCCATTGAATATTTTCTTGGTTTTCTTTTTGGATGGGCGATATTCCAGTCACTGTTCATGCGTGATATGGCAGGTGGTTCTTACAGGCGTTCTTTAGCTTCGACTTTTATACCGGAACTGCTCTCCATGAATCTGCTGATGACTGCAATGATTCCCATTTCCACTATCTCCTTGGCAAACCTTCCTGAAGGTCATAACCCGTTAGGAGTGGTGTTCTGGTTTATATTCTCCATGGCTCTCCTGGGAGGCTTAGGAATGGCTTACCCAATGAACTGGTGGCTGGTGTCAAGGCACCTTAAGCACGGCATGATGACTGTCAGGCCTAAAACACACGATTCAGAAAATATGACAAGCCAGCATATAGATATGCACCACATGAAAGAATCTCTTCCTGGTAGGAGGATCATATTGATAATGGCATCCATATCAATTCTGGCGCTAACCGCAGGAATAACGATTGCATGGCTTTTTGGCGGTCTGTAA
- a CDS encoding type II toxin-antitoxin system RelE/ParE family toxin yields the protein MEYEIIWSIKAADQMRSLDRSIAKRIHEKVGQLYQNPERFVEKLVRYPYYRLRVGDYGVILDIKHESVRILILKVGHRSRIYER from the coding sequence ATGGAATACGAAATCATATGGTCAATCAAGGCTGCAGATCAGATGAGAAGTTTAGACCGATCCATTGCCAAAAGAATTCACGAGAAAGTGGGTCAGCTTTATCAAAACCCTGAAAGGTTTGTCGAGAAACTAGTCAGATATCCATATTACAGGCTTAGGGTTGGAGATTATGGCGTGATTCTTGACATCAAGCACGAATCTGTTAGAATACTGATCTTAAAGGTGGGACACAGGAGCAGAATATACGAACGATAG
- a CDS encoding heavy metal translocating P-type ATPase gives MPTDPVCGMFVPEDTDLTSVVDGQTYYFCSKTCQQKYSSPEKEATRLKRRLVLGWGLAIPIIIINYLVPGSLFLGQAYKDIALFMLTLPVQFYSGYGFYEGAYHAIRSRSGNMDLLISMGTLTAFIFSSYVTFFPGKIPAADVYFDASAFIITLILTGNFIENLTKVRANRAASKLLELIPNVSHVITENGKEVDTPTDELREGNIILIRPGESIPADGKIYDGSAEVDESMLTGEQEPVLKKKGDTVSSGTSNLNGVLKISVTRTGKNSTVSQIYELIQRAISGRAKVQRIADVFSAIFVPVVIAAALASGLFWYFYLNSTGFALPLEIAVLAFVSVVVIACPCAIGLAGPITLLISSNYASENGIIIKNTSALDRLSKVNMAVFDKTGTLTEPDPAVTHILPESGWSRDDMLRMAASVERSSNHPIARAIIKEAGKASISIDEAQGVKEMPGMGISGTVDGREVKITRASRAGGSVVSVYVDGLSIGDITLAYTVRESAVATITELRKLGIRTAMVTGDSKSEAERVANILGINDIHAEVLPENKSEIIKEYQAKGDFVMFTGDGINDTVALETADVGIAMGSGTDIARESGDIILINNDLRQLILTRIIGTKTITKIKQNIGWAVGYNTLLMPIAGGVLVPFLGLSVFSVLPILAAFAMGMSSSSVVINSLMLRKKMSKEWKRRDLRLYSKTAQPHPSD, from the coding sequence ATGCCAACTGATCCCGTATGTGGAATGTTTGTACCTGAGGATACCGATCTGACGTCGGTAGTCGACGGGCAAACGTACTATTTTTGTTCTAAAACCTGCCAGCAGAAGTATAGTTCACCGGAAAAAGAAGCGACTCGCCTAAAAAGGCGACTTGTTCTTGGGTGGGGCCTCGCGATACCGATCATAATCATAAACTACCTGGTTCCAGGAAGCCTTTTTCTTGGACAGGCATACAAGGATATTGCCCTCTTTATGCTGACTCTTCCGGTTCAGTTTTACTCTGGATATGGATTCTACGAAGGAGCATATCATGCTATCAGGAGCAGATCCGGAAACATGGACCTCCTGATCTCAATGGGAACACTTACTGCATTCATATTCTCCAGCTATGTTACCTTTTTCCCAGGTAAGATACCGGCTGCAGACGTCTACTTTGACGCGTCTGCATTCATCATTACACTCATACTCACGGGAAACTTCATTGAGAACCTGACAAAGGTTCGTGCCAACAGGGCTGCCAGTAAGCTTCTGGAGCTTATCCCAAATGTTTCGCACGTGATCACAGAAAATGGAAAGGAAGTTGACACACCAACAGACGAACTCAGGGAAGGCAACATTATACTTATAAGGCCTGGCGAATCCATCCCTGCAGACGGGAAAATCTACGACGGTTCGGCTGAAGTGGATGAATCCATGCTCACCGGAGAACAGGAACCGGTATTGAAAAAGAAAGGCGACACAGTTTCATCCGGCACTTCCAACCTCAATGGCGTCCTTAAGATCAGTGTTACAAGGACTGGAAAGAACAGTACCGTTAGCCAGATATATGAACTGATCCAGAGGGCAATTTCAGGAAGGGCAAAAGTACAGAGAATTGCAGACGTGTTCTCAGCAATATTTGTTCCAGTGGTAATTGCCGCGGCCCTGGCTTCGGGACTATTCTGGTATTTCTACCTCAATAGTACAGGTTTTGCCCTTCCCCTGGAAATTGCAGTCCTGGCATTTGTCTCGGTTGTAGTCATAGCCTGCCCGTGTGCCATCGGACTTGCCGGGCCAATCACATTACTCATATCCTCGAATTACGCCTCCGAGAACGGTATAATAATAAAGAATACCAGCGCTCTGGACAGGCTGTCAAAGGTCAATATGGCTGTATTCGACAAGACTGGCACACTTACGGAGCCGGATCCGGCTGTTACTCACATTCTCCCTGAAAGCGGATGGTCAAGAGATGATATGCTGCGTATGGCAGCTTCCGTTGAGAGATCTTCCAACCATCCCATAGCCAGGGCCATAATAAAGGAGGCTGGAAAAGCCTCCATTTCGATCGATGAGGCGCAGGGGGTCAAAGAGATGCCTGGTATGGGAATATCGGGCACTGTTGATGGCAGGGAGGTAAAAATAACTAGGGCCAGTCGTGCGGGAGGATCTGTGGTATCCGTTTACGTGGACGGTTTGAGTATAGGAGATATAACGCTTGCATACACCGTTCGGGAGAGTGCAGTTGCCACAATAACAGAACTCAGGAAGCTCGGCATAAGAACTGCCATGGTAACGGGGGATTCGAAATCTGAGGCCGAAAGGGTTGCCAACATTCTTGGAATCAATGATATCCACGCGGAGGTTCTTCCGGAAAACAAATCAGAAATTATCAAGGAATACCAGGCGAAAGGAGACTTCGTCATGTTTACAGGAGATGGTATCAATGATACCGTGGCACTTGAAACAGCAGACGTTGGTATTGCAATGGGCTCCGGCACGGATATCGCTAGGGAAAGTGGTGACATTATACTCATTAACAACGACCTGAGACAGCTCATACTGACCAGGATCATAGGAACCAAAACCATCACAAAGATAAAGCAGAACATCGGGTGGGCTGTGGGCTACAACACGCTGCTGATGCCAATTGCTGGCGGGGTGCTGGTTCCCTTTCTCGGATTGTCCGTCTTCTCTGTGCTTCCGATCCTCGCTGCGTTTGCAATGGGCATGAGTTCATCATCTGTGGTGATAAACTCTCTGATGCTCAGAAAGAAGATGAGCAAGGAATGGAAAAGAAGGGACCTTCGCCTTTACTCAAAAACGGCTCAGCCCCATCCTTCGGATTGA
- a CDS encoding type II toxin-antitoxin system RelE/ParE family toxin, whose translation MTDFEVEYSEESLFQLRGLEVPVAKRIIRKIESTRSDPHRFFVRLVGRTEYKLRVGDYRVIADIEENRRVIVVRSLGHRKNVYK comes from the coding sequence GTGACAGACTTTGAGGTTGAATATTCGGAGGAATCCCTTTTCCAGCTTCGGGGTCTGGAAGTTCCTGTAGCCAAACGGATTATCCGGAAAATTGAAAGCACAAGAAGCGATCCACACAGGTTCTTTGTGAGGTTAGTCGGAAGAACAGAATACAAGTTGCGAGTTGGTGACTATAGAGTGATTGCGGATATTGAAGAAAATAGAAGAGTGATAGTTGTCAGATCACTGGGTCATAGAAAGAACGTCTACAAGTGA
- a CDS encoding DUF302 domain-containing protein codes for MATEYRVKTERSFDEACDKVREIVPLNGFSILSEIRIGEILRSKGFKYPNFTTFDICNPEYAHEALSFDHKVETLIPCHLIVKSVEDGAEISAQMPAEIFHTIQTDKMEQKTAFLNEVETKLKIVVDSLI; via the coding sequence ATGGCAACTGAATACAGAGTCAAAACAGAGCGTTCTTTTGATGAAGCGTGTGACAAGGTTAGAGAGATTGTACCTCTAAACGGTTTCTCTATACTATCTGAGATCAGGATAGGCGAGATCCTGAGGTCAAAGGGGTTTAAATATCCTAATTTCACAACCTTTGATATCTGCAATCCTGAATATGCACATGAAGCCCTTTCCTTCGACCACAAGGTAGAGACGCTCATTCCATGCCATCTGATAGTAAAATCAGTGGAAGACGGTGCTGAGATATCTGCTCAAATGCCTGCAGAAATTTTCCATACCATTCAGACAGATAAGATGGAACAGAAGACGGCCTTTCTAAATGAGGTTGAAACAAAGCTCAAAATCGTTGTTGACTCACTCATATAA
- a CDS encoding YHS domain-containing protein: MATDVICGMKVKESTDLKSEFQGKTFYFCSSHCKSEFDKNPLKYSR; encoded by the coding sequence ATGGCCACAGATGTAATATGCGGAATGAAAGTGAAGGAGAGCACTGACCTGAAGAGCGAGTTCCAGGGAAAAACGTTCTACTTCTGCAGTAGCCACTGCAAGTCAGAATTCGACAAGAACCCCCTGAAATACAGTAGGTAA
- a CDS encoding acetate--CoA ligase family protein — protein MLLYEDYPGGVMDEFQAKALLRKYKIRTPLGMLIEGNALPDDISLHYPVVLKAVGHDLLHKSDSGAVILRINDRDQLDSAFRHLLTKFPEHNFLLEEMVQGKVETILGVNKNPTFGHVIMLGTGGILAEIFDDVSFRTVNISTSDVSEMIMETSLGRFVRGFRGIRINEKSIVDTAISLSQLIQDEGGNIRSLDINPLILTESDAFAADAKIVLSK, from the coding sequence ATGCTGCTGTATGAGGATTATCCCGGAGGGGTCATGGACGAATTTCAGGCGAAGGCCCTTCTAAGGAAATACAAAATAAGAACGCCACTGGGTATGCTTATTGAGGGCAATGCCCTGCCGGATGATATATCGCTTCATTATCCTGTGGTTCTCAAAGCCGTAGGGCACGATTTATTGCATAAGTCTGATTCCGGTGCTGTAATCCTGAGAATTAATGATAGAGATCAGCTTGATTCGGCCTTCAGACACCTTTTGACCAAATTCCCAGAACACAATTTCCTTCTTGAAGAGATGGTTCAGGGGAAGGTGGAGACAATACTTGGCGTGAACAAAAATCCCACATTCGGACACGTCATTATGCTTGGAACAGGTGGCATCCTGGCAGAAATTTTTGATGATGTCTCATTCAGGACTGTAAATATATCCACTTCTGATGTCAGTGAAATGATAATGGAAACATCCCTTGGAAGATTTGTAAGGGGATTCAGAGGCATAAGAATAAACGAGAAAAGCATTGTGGATACCGCGATTTCACTTTCGCAGCTGATACAAGACGAAGGCGGAAATATCAGATCACTGGACATCAATCCCCTCATACTAACGGAAAGTGATGCTTTTGCCGCAGATGCCAAAATTGTGCTTTCCAAATAG